From Corallococcus silvisoli, one genomic window encodes:
- a CDS encoding DUF885 domain-containing protein, which produces MSSKPLPARGAVSAALHALLEAEWQYSLQQYPTYASLLGDRRWNDRWDDLSLAALEADHRHSHDVLARLQGVDRAALDDDADRLHLDLFRRMHETWVEEYGAKWHLLPLNQMGGLPEGLKQPPGLQTAYQLADTLRFETVRDYEDWVKRLEGFGAYADQVVALMREGLRQHRIHPRVVLQRIPPQLERQLVKDPAESGFFGPFTRLPKDFAPEDARRLAQAGRDAIANTVVPALRRALDFLTAEYLPAAPETVGVWQFPDGEALYAFLARRHTTTRLTPEEIHAVGLAEVQRLRAEMDRVMARTGFTGTLQAFFESLRTETRFYEPTGDALLARYRALAKRIDPLLERLFRTLPKKPYVVEPIPEAMAPDVTTGFYFPAAADGSRPGIFQVNLYRPETRPVWEMVPLTLHEAVPGHHFQIALASEQTELPEFRRFTSYVAFDEGWALYCESLGDELGLYDDPHDKFGQLAYEMWRAVRLVVDTGLHAKQWTRKQALDFFMENAPRQELDITNEVDRYIAWPGQALAYKVGQLRIRALRDRAEAALGQRFDVKAFHDQVLLTGSLPLDVLEAKLDAWVARESA; this is translated from the coding sequence ATGTCCTCCAAGCCCCTTCCCGCGCGCGGCGCGGTGTCCGCCGCGCTGCATGCCCTCCTGGAAGCGGAGTGGCAGTACTCACTCCAGCAGTACCCCACGTATGCCTCGCTCCTGGGGGACCGGCGCTGGAACGACCGGTGGGACGACCTGAGCCTCGCCGCGCTGGAGGCGGATCACCGGCACAGCCACGACGTGCTGGCCCGCCTCCAGGGCGTGGACCGGGCTGCCTTGGACGACGACGCGGACCGGCTCCACCTGGACCTCTTCCGCCGGATGCATGAGACGTGGGTGGAGGAGTACGGGGCGAAGTGGCACCTTCTGCCCCTCAACCAGATGGGCGGACTGCCGGAGGGGCTCAAGCAGCCCCCGGGGCTCCAGACGGCGTACCAGCTCGCGGACACCCTGCGCTTCGAGACGGTGCGGGACTACGAGGACTGGGTGAAGCGCCTGGAGGGCTTCGGCGCCTACGCGGATCAGGTGGTGGCGCTGATGCGCGAGGGCCTGCGCCAGCACCGCATCCACCCGCGCGTCGTGCTCCAGCGCATCCCGCCGCAGCTGGAGCGGCAGCTGGTGAAGGACCCGGCGGAGAGCGGCTTCTTTGGCCCCTTCACCCGCCTCCCGAAGGACTTCGCCCCGGAGGACGCGCGGCGGCTGGCCCAGGCGGGACGCGACGCCATCGCGAACACCGTGGTGCCCGCGCTCAGGCGCGCGCTGGACTTCCTCACGGCGGAGTACCTCCCCGCGGCGCCGGAGACCGTGGGGGTCTGGCAGTTCCCGGACGGCGAGGCGCTGTACGCGTTCCTCGCGCGCCGGCACACGACGACGCGCCTGACACCGGAGGAGATCCACGCGGTGGGGCTCGCGGAGGTCCAGCGGCTGCGCGCGGAGATGGACCGGGTGATGGCGCGCACGGGCTTCACCGGCACGCTGCAAGCGTTCTTCGAGAGCCTGCGCACGGAGACGCGCTTCTACGAGCCCACCGGGGACGCGCTGCTCGCGCGCTACCGGGCGCTGGCGAAGCGCATCGACCCGCTGCTGGAGCGGCTGTTCCGCACCCTGCCGAAGAAGCCCTACGTCGTCGAACCCATCCCGGAGGCGATGGCCCCGGACGTGACGACAGGCTTCTACTTCCCCGCGGCGGCGGACGGCTCGCGCCCCGGCATCTTCCAGGTGAACCTCTACCGTCCGGAGACGCGGCCCGTCTGGGAGATGGTGCCCCTGACGCTGCACGAGGCCGTGCCCGGCCACCACTTCCAGATCGCCCTGGCCTCCGAACAGACTGAGCTGCCGGAGTTCCGCCGCTTCACGTCCTACGTGGCCTTCGACGAAGGCTGGGCGCTGTACTGCGAGTCCCTGGGCGACGAGCTGGGCCTGTACGACGACCCGCACGACAAGTTCGGCCAGCTCGCCTACGAGATGTGGCGCGCGGTGCGGCTGGTGGTGGACACGGGGCTGCACGCGAAGCAGTGGACGCGCAAGCAGGCCCTGGACTTCTTCATGGAGAACGCCCCCCGACAGGAGCTGGACATCACCAACGAGGTGGACCGCTACATCGCGTGGCCGGGCCAGGCGCTGGCGTACAAGGTCGGCCAGCTGCGCATCCGGGCCCTGCGCGACCGGGCGGAGGCCGCGCTGGGCCAGCGCTTCGACGTGAAGGCGTTCCATGATCAGGTGCTGCTGACGGGCTCGCTGCCGCTGGACGTGCTGGAGGCGAAGCTGGACGCGTGGGTGGCTCGGGAGTCCGCGTGA
- a CDS encoding alpha/beta hydrolase, with product MKRPLVTGLALGGLALLALAAWVAVRSARYISAEVHPPRQPVERPPEDAVFAGLRDVAFQDRGGLQLKGWYLPPKDGALVILVHGLSGNRTQLLPEARFLAQAGYGLVLFDLGAHGESGGTVSTYGDREAAQVVAAVDFAASQPEVDAKRIGALGFSLGGYSVLKAAAEDARLKAVVVEAAAVAPAQALQDELGHWGPVGLWPALGVMKRAGVDVNAVRPARDMAALEGRPVLLVAGSEDPWVPDAALEALLRQGQGPWEKWLVPGAGHGEYLRVSPDAYPRRVLSFFSRFL from the coding sequence GTGAAGCGCCCGCTCGTCACCGGGCTCGCGTTGGGCGGACTGGCGCTGCTGGCGCTGGCGGCCTGGGTCGCGGTGCGCAGCGCGCGCTACATCTCCGCGGAGGTGCATCCCCCGCGTCAGCCGGTGGAGCGCCCCCCGGAGGACGCGGTGTTCGCCGGCCTGCGCGACGTCGCGTTCCAGGACCGTGGCGGCCTCCAGCTCAAGGGCTGGTACCTGCCTCCGAAGGACGGGGCGCTCGTCATCCTGGTGCATGGCCTGTCCGGCAACCGCACCCAGCTGCTGCCCGAGGCCCGGTTCCTCGCGCAGGCCGGCTACGGGCTGGTGCTCTTCGACCTGGGCGCGCACGGCGAGAGCGGAGGCACGGTGTCCACCTACGGCGACCGCGAGGCGGCCCAGGTGGTGGCGGCGGTGGACTTCGCGGCGAGCCAGCCAGAGGTGGACGCGAAGCGCATTGGCGCGCTCGGCTTCTCGTTGGGGGGCTATTCGGTGCTGAAGGCGGCGGCGGAGGACGCGCGCCTCAAGGCCGTCGTGGTGGAGGCCGCGGCCGTCGCGCCCGCGCAGGCGCTCCAGGACGAGCTGGGACACTGGGGCCCCGTGGGCCTGTGGCCGGCCCTGGGGGTGATGAAGCGTGCGGGCGTGGACGTGAACGCCGTCCGGCCCGCTCGAGACATGGCCGCGCTGGAGGGCCGCCCCGTCCTGCTGGTGGCGGGCTCGGAGGACCCCTGGGTGCCGGACGCGGCGCTGGAGGCGCTCCTGCGCCAGGGCCAGGGTCCCTGGGAGAAGTGGCTCGTCCCGGGCGCGGGCCACGGCGAATACTTACGGGTTTCCCCGGATGCCTATCCTCGCCGCGTGCTTTCCTTCTTTTCGCGCTTTCTTTGA